A single genomic interval of Alteromonas sp. CI.11.F.A3 harbors:
- a CDS encoding glutathione S-transferase family protein, producing the protein MIELYHNDMSVCAQKVRLVLAYKQLTYHSVHVNLRAGEQFTPEFLKINPKAVIPVLVDDGHIITESNVICYYLEEVFSEAPLMPECPVKKAELRVWLTRLDAGLHEQIAVISFCLAFRQQILKRYTTDDALESFLANIPDPARKVLMRDMVTNGTESPRLNLAIYAYKKLLKDLASALESNHWILNSDISLVDFAFLPYIERLEQLQLKSMWADYPQIDAWLTRVQTTDAYKVGVLEWHNAEYIQLMASAEKLSMLD; encoded by the coding sequence ATGATAGAGCTTTACCACAATGACATGTCTGTCTGTGCTCAGAAAGTGCGCCTAGTGCTAGCGTACAAACAATTGACTTACCATAGTGTGCATGTGAATTTGCGTGCAGGGGAACAATTCACCCCGGAATTTTTAAAAATAAACCCGAAAGCGGTCATTCCAGTATTGGTCGACGATGGCCACATAATTACCGAATCAAATGTTATCTGTTATTACCTTGAAGAAGTATTTTCAGAAGCGCCTTTAATGCCCGAATGCCCAGTTAAAAAAGCGGAATTGAGGGTATGGTTGACCCGATTAGATGCAGGGTTACATGAGCAAATTGCGGTTATTAGCTTTTGCCTTGCCTTTCGTCAACAAATATTAAAACGTTATACAACAGATGACGCATTAGAGTCGTTTTTGGCTAATATTCCTGACCCTGCTCGTAAAGTTCTGATGCGGGATATGGTCACCAATGGCACTGAATCTCCCCGTCTAAATTTGGCTATTTATGCTTACAAAAAATTACTAAAAGATTTAGCCAGTGCTCTTGAAAGTAACCACTGGATATTGAATTCTGATATTAGTCTCGTCGACTTTGCTTTTTTACCTTATATTGAGCGTTTAGAACAATTACAGCTTAAAAGTATGTGGGCTGATTACCCGCAAATTGATGCATGGTTGACTCGGGTGCAAACCACAGATGCATACAAAGTTGGTGTTCTTGAATGGCACAACGCAGAATATATACAATTAATGGCATCGGCAGAAAAACTTTCTATGCTCGATTAA
- a CDS encoding glutathione S-transferase family protein has protein sequence MLEELELEFETRVVRFMKGEHKSPEFKLKNPKGKVPALIYKGQTLTENVAIITYLNQLHGQLLPATNNALDFAKQIADLCFCSATLHPLVTRIRMPGFFAGDDNAKTVQDIAFNAMDEFFHLIDNQLADRQWWYQDQWSAMDAYLFWCFWRVQGAGYPVEKFAHYCAHAQRMEQRPAVKRAIARDDEAIKILENEGLLFTPKKIFR, from the coding sequence GTGTTAGAAGAATTAGAACTTGAATTTGAAACTCGTGTTGTGCGTTTTATGAAAGGTGAGCATAAATCTCCTGAATTTAAACTGAAAAATCCTAAAGGAAAAGTCCCTGCGCTTATCTACAAGGGCCAGACGCTTACTGAAAATGTCGCCATTATTACCTATTTGAATCAACTACATGGTCAACTGTTACCTGCAACTAACAATGCCCTAGACTTTGCAAAACAGATTGCCGATCTGTGTTTTTGTTCTGCAACACTGCACCCTTTGGTCACACGTATAAGAATGCCAGGATTTTTTGCAGGCGACGACAATGCAAAGACAGTGCAAGACATTGCCTTTAATGCCATGGATGAGTTTTTTCACCTAATTGATAACCAGTTAGCTGATCGGCAATGGTGGTATCAAGATCAATGGTCAGCTATGGATGCCTATCTTTTTTGGTGTTTTTGGCGTGTTCAAGGGGCTGGTTACCCTGTTGAAAAGTTTGCTCATTACTGCGCTCATGCGCAAAGAATGGAACAACGACCCGCTGTAAAAAGGGCAATTGCCCGTGATGATGAAGCGATTAAGATTTTGGAAAACGAAGGTTTGCTGTTTACACCCAAAAAGATTTTTCGTTAA
- a CDS encoding siderophore-interacting protein, whose amino-acid sequence MATRPAPRNLVVINSRYITPNMLRITLGGEEMSDFPADQDSAYVKLIFPRADGGRPMMRTYTVRSQTENSIDVDFALHEAKGPASSWAVSAKVGDKIIVGGPGPKKLLNQDADWVIICGDMTALPAISVNLAILPKDTKGYAVLEVVDDADIQDLVHPDNVQLIWVVNKPSANTEVLPLLERIKSLPSFEGNLSVWVACEFNTMKAIRKYLRNTFELPKSHFYTSSYWKLGVSEDEHKIAKREDNGS is encoded by the coding sequence ATGGCTACTAGGCCCGCACCAAGAAATTTAGTTGTGATCAACAGCCGATATATCACACCTAATATGTTACGTATTACCTTAGGCGGCGAGGAGATGAGTGACTTTCCCGCAGATCAAGACAGCGCTTACGTGAAGTTAATTTTTCCAAGGGCCGATGGCGGTCGTCCTATGATGAGAACCTACACCGTTCGTAGCCAAACAGAGAATTCGATTGATGTTGATTTTGCTTTGCATGAAGCGAAAGGCCCAGCCTCTTCATGGGCAGTAAGTGCTAAAGTCGGCGATAAGATTATTGTTGGCGGGCCTGGTCCTAAAAAACTGCTTAACCAAGATGCAGATTGGGTAATTATCTGTGGTGATATGACAGCCTTACCGGCTATTAGTGTCAATCTTGCAATATTACCAAAAGACACAAAAGGTTATGCAGTTCTAGAAGTAGTTGATGATGCTGATATACAAGATCTCGTGCATCCTGACAATGTGCAATTAATTTGGGTTGTTAATAAACCCAGCGCTAATACGGAAGTTTTGCCTTTACTTGAACGCATCAAATCATTGCCTTCATTTGAAGGTAATTTATCCGTATGGGTTGCCTGTGAATTCAACACCATGAAAGCAATTCGTAAGTATTTGCGCAACACCTTTGAACTGCCTAAAAGTCATTTTTATACCTCAAGTTATTGGAAACTCGGCGTCTCTGAAGATGAGCATAAAATTGCAAAAAGGGAAGACAACGGATCCTAA
- a CDS encoding PDR/VanB family oxidoreductase gives MFEVVIQKKTQETPNISSFELVREDGGKLPVFETGSHIDVHLGENLLRHYSLINHPQAEAFYKIAVLKDANSRGGSIRMHNELAVGDKLIISEPRNLFPLNVQSKKVLLFAGGIGITPIMSMAIELDSHGIDFELHYRTRSKSETAFYQQLSTCSFASKVFFSFSDEEENNTATINQALKNFTENTHLYTCGPVGYMDYIFDIAKSHSWNEQNLHKEIFKVEPKESHTGDIPFKLILSRSGLEIDVASDQTALEAIEDAGVEIDMSCEMGICGACLTAVTDGVPDHRDEFLSSEEKAKNDQFTPCCSRALTSTLTIDL, from the coding sequence ATGTTTGAAGTTGTTATTCAGAAGAAAACGCAAGAGACCCCTAATATTTCTAGCTTTGAGTTGGTGCGTGAAGATGGTGGGAAATTACCCGTTTTTGAAACAGGTAGTCATATTGATGTGCACCTTGGGGAAAATCTGCTGCGTCATTATTCTCTGATTAATCATCCACAAGCTGAAGCTTTTTATAAAATTGCAGTGTTAAAGGATGCTAACTCGCGGGGCGGCTCAATTAGAATGCATAATGAGCTTGCGGTAGGAGATAAACTGATTATTTCTGAACCACGGAACCTGTTCCCGCTCAACGTTCAAAGTAAGAAAGTGTTACTTTTTGCTGGTGGTATTGGAATTACCCCTATTATGTCAATGGCAATAGAACTTGATAGTCATGGCATAGATTTCGAACTCCACTATCGAACACGTTCGAAATCTGAAACCGCTTTTTATCAGCAACTATCCACTTGTTCGTTTGCCTCCAAGGTGTTTTTTTCTTTTTCAGATGAAGAGGAAAACAATACGGCGACAATCAATCAGGCATTGAAAAACTTTACCGAAAATACCCATTTGTATACATGTGGGCCAGTCGGCTACATGGATTATATATTTGATATTGCGAAGTCACATTCATGGAATGAGCAAAACCTACATAAAGAAATTTTTAAAGTTGAACCTAAAGAGTCACACACTGGGGATATACCTTTTAAACTCATTTTAAGTCGTTCTGGTTTAGAGATAGATGTAGCATCCGATCAAACAGCGCTAGAAGCCATTGAAGATGCTGGTGTTGAGATCGATATGTCCTGTGAAATGGGAATATGTGGCGCTTGTTTAACCGCTGTAACAGATGGCGTTCCCGACCATAGAGATGAGTTTTTATCTAGCGAAGAAAAAGCTAAAAATGACCAATTTACACCTTGTTGCTCAAGGGCATTAACAAGTACGCTAACGATAGACTTATAG
- a CDS encoding aromatic ring-hydroxylating dioxygenase subunit alpha, whose product MTNRWYMAAFSTEITREPMERTMLNKPVVMYRKEDGTPVAMYGLCPHRYLPLVQGRLEGDAIVCGYHGFKFADNGDCIQIPSQPKVTGRICQPVYKIVEKGPICWIWMGDEDKCDIDLIPPYEDFGLDQPGWEFHSENYFHLEGRSQLLVDNLMDLTHLPYVHHHISGKDAMADIPINTEERERSYRITRNGKAPWNDYFKMVFGPEAEFEGLCDFMIKSDFFGPEFMSTSLPIVTAVPGKSEVPKELGTLMILHGATPETDKTTHYFGFSTRNFRLGDKDLDQFQLVADQKIRGQDQIAINAVEKRLDYAVTQQRELLVGADKPAVQVRRRIEAMLAEENIPLEDA is encoded by the coding sequence GTGACTAATCGTTGGTATATGGCGGCGTTTTCAACAGAGATAACTCGGGAGCCAATGGAACGTACCATGTTGAACAAACCTGTTGTGATGTATCGTAAGGAAGATGGCACCCCTGTTGCTATGTATGGCTTATGTCCACACCGCTATTTGCCTTTAGTTCAAGGGCGACTTGAAGGTGACGCCATTGTATGTGGCTATCACGGCTTTAAATTTGCTGATAATGGCGATTGTATTCAAATTCCTTCACAGCCCAAAGTCACAGGTAGAATTTGTCAGCCGGTATACAAAATTGTCGAGAAAGGTCCAATCTGTTGGATTTGGATGGGTGATGAAGATAAATGTGATATTGATTTAATTCCTCCATATGAAGATTTTGGATTAGACCAGCCTGGGTGGGAATTTCATTCCGAAAATTACTTTCACCTAGAAGGTCGCTCGCAATTATTAGTCGATAACTTAATGGATCTTACCCACCTTCCTTATGTGCATCACCACATATCAGGTAAAGATGCGATGGCCGATATACCTATTAACACAGAAGAGCGAGAAAGAAGTTATCGCATAACGCGAAATGGCAAAGCACCTTGGAACGATTATTTCAAGATGGTATTTGGTCCAGAAGCAGAATTCGAAGGGCTCTGTGATTTCATGATAAAAAGTGACTTCTTTGGTCCAGAATTTATGTCAACAAGTTTACCTATTGTTACAGCTGTCCCTGGTAAAAGTGAGGTTCCAAAGGAGTTGGGTACACTGATGATTCTCCACGGCGCAACCCCAGAAACAGACAAGACCACTCACTACTTTGGTTTTTCCACACGCAATTTCAGATTAGGGGATAAAGATTTAGATCAATTCCAACTTGTCGCTGATCAAAAAATTAGAGGCCAGGATCAAATTGCCATCAATGCGGTAGAAAAAAGACTAGATTACGCCGTAACTCAACAACGAGAACTCTTAGTGGGGGCAGATAAACCAGCGGTCCAAGTTCGTAGAAGAATTGAAGCTATGTTAGCCGAGGAAAATATCCCTTTAGAAGACGCATAG
- a CDS encoding LysR family transcriptional regulator gives MRFKGLDLNLLVALDALITERNITRAGERINMSQSGMSSAVSRLRQYFDDDLFVLVGRELVPTSLAETLEKPVRRILIEMENTIINRQKFDPKSADRSFNISASELTTMVLMPKVISRLAEEAPNIRLELSTIGNIELLDKGDIDLMIIPRQFTLEGHPYDEIYQEDYKCICWQENISIGDKITFEDYQSAGHVAVSYGKNHSPAFDGWFMSNYGIKRKVEITTSNLLAPPLLVIGTQRIATVHSRLAQFVSQSLPIKIMDPPIEIPALMQTMQYHRSRENDAGLNWLRQLIIDIAKTI, from the coding sequence ATGCGCTTTAAAGGACTGGATTTAAATTTGTTAGTTGCGTTAGATGCACTTATTACTGAGCGCAACATTACCCGAGCAGGTGAGCGTATTAATATGAGCCAATCAGGAATGAGCTCAGCGGTATCTCGGTTACGCCAATATTTTGATGACGATCTATTTGTTCTTGTAGGTAGAGAACTTGTACCCACTTCTTTAGCTGAGACACTGGAAAAGCCAGTACGCCGCATCCTTATAGAAATGGAAAACACCATCATCAATCGTCAAAAATTTGACCCTAAAAGTGCGGATCGTAGTTTTAATATTAGCGCATCTGAATTAACTACCATGGTGTTAATGCCAAAGGTCATTAGTCGATTAGCTGAAGAAGCACCCAATATTCGCTTAGAGTTATCAACAATAGGTAACATTGAGCTGCTTGATAAAGGTGATATTGATTTAATGATAATCCCTCGTCAGTTTACCTTAGAAGGTCACCCCTACGACGAAATTTATCAGGAGGACTACAAGTGTATTTGCTGGCAAGAGAACATATCTATTGGTGACAAAATCACCTTTGAGGATTATCAATCGGCTGGTCATGTTGCAGTGAGCTATGGGAAAAATCACTCTCCAGCTTTTGATGGTTGGTTTATGAGTAATTATGGTATCAAACGCAAGGTCGAAATTACCACATCAAACTTGCTCGCACCGCCACTACTTGTCATAGGAACGCAGCGAATTGCCACTGTTCATAGCCGGCTAGCACAGTTTGTGAGCCAATCACTTCCCATCAAAATTATGGACCCTCCAATTGAAATTCCGGCGTTAATGCAAACCATGCAATATCATCGAAGTCGTGAAAATGATGCAGGGTTAAACTGGTTAAGACAATTGATTATTGATATAGCAAAAACAATTTAA